A genomic window from Nematostella vectensis chromosome 9, jaNemVect1.1, whole genome shotgun sequence includes:
- the LOC5503208 gene encoding 50S ribosomal protein L17, with protein MAATRLRNFEGLLKFKIRSRERRKHLYKNLITALVQHERIETTLTRCQDLARVTERMIDLAKQGDEETVNSWLMNKDLVPKVFAELLPRYEGITKGYTQVYRIPPRKTDSAQMGIVELVGNDLPQLLPSDEELRQLKIKKLKEMQEKQIPPEGTPV; from the exons ATGGCTGCCACGAGACTGCGAAATTTTGAAGGACTACTAAAATTCAAGATTAGAAGTCGCGAACGGCGTAAACATTTGTACAAAAACCTTATCACTGCTCTTGTACAACACGAGAGGATAGAAACCACGCTAACCCGATGTCAGGACTTAGCGCGAGTCACTGAAAGG ATGATTGATCTAGCCAAGCAAGGAGATGAAGAAACAGTTAACAGCTGGTTGATG aataaAGACCTAGTTCCTAAAGTATTTGCTGAGCTTCTacctcgatatgaaggaatcACAAAAGGCTACACCCAAGTGTATAGAATTCCACCAAGGAAAACTGATTCAGCACAAATGGGGATTGTAGAACTTGTAGGTAATGACCTGCCTCAGTTGTTACCCAGTGACGAGGAACTGAGGCAGTTGAAGATTAAGAAGTTGAAGGAGATGCAAGAAAAGCAGATCCCCCCTGAAGGAACCCCTGTCTAA
- the LOC5503209 gene encoding myb-like protein Z, producing MSDNIDRSLDDIIKDQKKARRKELLQKKKQQIVSKAKGFPANKQTRKAVGGAAQGNYNRTGVNQGGKPAKANPRRRQKVVINKLKNVQALRNMGRQMLNRAVNAQANKRQQNTQAQQGRRKDARQNLINKRRGIQGGAQQNIPRNRQGPQNRQNYSNPRKGGQLTVSVNNNNNQRRRQNQNQQRSQNQPRRRGRQNINNKPNLSELRISLNNSNTRKNQNKSFNLNKRFDFVLGKTQKTLNDRFTTRQIRF from the exons ATGAGCGATAATATTGATAGGTCGCTAG ATGATATTATCAAAGATCAGAAAAAAGCAAGGAGAAAAGAACTTCTGCAGAAGAAGAAGCAACAGATTGTGTCAAAAGCAAAAGGTTTTCCTGCAAACAAACAGACCAGAAAAGCTGTAGGAGGTGCAGCACAAGGAAATTATAACAGGACAGGTGTCAACCAGGGCGGGAAGCCAGCCAAAGCCAACCCAAGAAGGAGGCAGAAAGTAGTCATCAACAAGCTTAAGAATGTGCAAGCTTTGAGAAATATG GGAAGGCAGATGTTAAACAGAGCTGTCAATGCCCAGGCAAACAAACGTCAACAGAATACACAGGCACAACAGGGGAGGAGAAAAGATGCAAGACAAAACCTTATCAACAAGCGTAGGGGCATCCAG GGAGGAGCACAGCAGAACATCCCAAGAAACAGGCAAGGCCCTCAAAACAG GCAAAATTATAGCAACCCAAGAAAAGGTGGCCAACTGACAGTATCTgtcaacaacaataataaccaAAGAAGAAG ACAAAATCAGAATCAGCAACGGTCTCAGAACCAGCCAAGGAGAAGGGGACgacaaaatatcaacaacaaaCCAAATTTAAGTGAGCTGAGGATATCActcaacaacagcaacacaCGAAAG AACCAAAACAAGAGTTTCAATCTGAATAAAAGATTCGACTTCGTTCTTGGAAAG ACCCAAAAGACACTGAATGACCGCTTCACTACTAGGCAGATTAGGTTTTAA
- the LOC116610888 gene encoding uncharacterized protein LOC116610888: MYADDTHLTYASNNVGSIESNLNQDLANVSDWLKANKLTINKSKTEFMLVGSRQRLSTFENSPRLVLDNSLIKEVPNTKSLGVCIDQHLSWNAHIINISKKIASGIGAIKRCRPFVPLETLRYAFNAIVQPHFDYCDVVWGNCNSTLATKLQKLQNRAARILTFSSFDADAHPLIESLGWSKLVDRRRAHMATMVYKSLNGLAPDYLQSKFEHHLSHYQIRDSVNKLSVPQPRTNYLKNSFHYSGAVLWNSLPPYLRQAESLNSFKSGCGNFFL, encoded by the coding sequence ATGTATGCTGACGATACTCATCTGACGTATGCCAGTAATAATGTGGGGAGCATAGAATCAAATTTGAATCAAGATCTCGCTAACGTCAGTGATTGGCTTAAAGCCAACAAACTGACCATTAATAAATCTAAAACTGAATTCATGCTGGTCGGCTCGCGCCAAAGACTAAGTACTTTTGAGAACTCTCCTCGTTTAGTTCTCGATAATTCCCTAATTAAGGAAGTCCCTAATACAAAATCTCTAGGAGTCTGCATCGATCAACACCTCTCCTGGAACGCGCACATTATtaatatttccaaaaaaattgcTTCTGGAATCGGCGCAATCAAGAGATGTCGCCCATTTGTTCCACTCGAAACACTAAGGTACGCTTTTAACGCAATTGTTCAACCCCATTTTGATTACTGCGATGTAGTATGGGGAAATTGTAATAGTACCCTTGCCACAAAACTCCAGAAGCTCCAAAACCGTGCCGCGCGAATTCTGACTTTTTCCAGTTTCGATGCCGACGCTCACCCGCTCATCGAGAGCCTAGGCTGGTCGAAGCTGGTTGATCGACGCAGGGCTCATATGGCTACTATGGTGTACAAATCTCTTAACGGCCTAGCCCCGGATTACCTTCAATCTAAATTCGAACACCATCTAAGCCACTACCAAATAAGAGATTCTGTAAACAAACTCTCTGTTCCGCAACCCCGCACCAATTATCTAAAGAACAGTTTCCATTATAGTGGTGCAGTTTTGTGGAACAGCCTTCCTCCATACCTACGTCAAGCAGAATCTCTTAACAGCTTTAAGTCCGGCTGTGGgaatttctttttataa
- the LOC116610894 gene encoding beta-2 adrenergic receptor-like — MWNSSERSVIVGAACSSLPFTVNMVQYVPSFTAYLVTLFTCVFNGISCSLTFLANLLVFAAILRKMELQTAQNISILFLAATDLLVALIAQPSFLVFQASKVKDTNGFSCHALAVYTTAVFICSGLSIVTVILITLERYFAIFYPFNYQRFVTKSKSVFFISLVWSVWVFFVCYIRFKPGTNTTILSTIASVLILTCFGLTAFVYFKVQKLVRRVHSEATRTEQEHNNNTGNRLSDTKSSKTVGLIACSLVLCLLPTLLTSIVYQVKVVNKNYIYHIIYPITDSFIFLSSSLNPVIYVFRSSRVRSSMKQMLKRN, encoded by the coding sequence ATGTGGAACTCGTCAGAGCGATCGGTTATTGTGGGAGCTGCTTGTTCATCCTTGCCCTTTACCGTTAACATGGTACAGTACGTCCCTTCATTTACTGCATATTTGGTTACTCTATTTACATGCGTGTTCAATGGTATCTCCTGTTCGCTGACATTTCTTGCCAACTTACTAGTTTTCGCCGCAATTTTGAGAAAAATGGAGCTGCAAACGGCTCAAAACATTTCAATCTTGTTCCTGGCTGCTACCGACCTTCTGGTAGCTTTGATCGCGCAACCCTCGTTCCTGGTATTTCAAGCGAGCAAGGTCAAGGATACTAATGGTTTTTCGTGCCATGCTCTGGCGGTCTACACTACAGCAGTGTTTATATGCAGCGGATTATCTATTGTAACCGTTATTTTGATCACTCTGGAGAGATATTTCGCGATTTTCTATCCCTTTAATTATCAAAGATTTGTTACAAAAAGCAAgagcgttttttttatttcattggtgTGGTCCGTCTGGGTATTTTTCGTGTGCTACATTCGTTTTAAGCCTGGAACAAACACTACTATTCTGAGTACAATCGCATCTGTTTTGATACTAACTTGCTTTGGCTTGACTGCGTTTGTGTACTTCAAAGTCCAAAAGCTCGTTCGAAGGGTGCATTCAGAGGCAACACGGACGGAACAagaacacaacaacaacacaggGAACAGATTGTCTGATACAAAAAGCTCAAAGACTGTAGGTCTGATTGCTTGTTCACTAGTTTTGTGTCTTCTACCGACCCTCTTAACTTCAATAGTTTATCAGGTAAAGGTTGTAAATAAGAACTACATCTACCACATCATCTACCCAATCACtgattcttttatttttcttagttCATCGCTGAATCCCGTGATATACGTTTTCCGAAGTAGCAGGGTCCGTAGTAGCATGAAACAAATGCTGAAAAGGAACTAG
- the LOC5503210 gene encoding leucine-rich repeat-containing protein 58 → MDDQRHRENTEIERVELNLSHRHLEALPDNGHVFSFNPLKVTSLILQGNIISVLPDSISNFKNLVHLDVSSNGLAYISARISELDKLLTFIGRNNNLDELPKEFGSLAKLEKLNLSGNRLESFGPSIFRLTQLKVLLLGGNKINNVPPQIYKMKRLEILYLGGNSLLRIPPEVGQLRTLRALYLCDNKLESIPSTLTKLSRLRSLSLHNNRLTTLPVEIVKLKNLEELSLRDNPLVVRFVRDMAFKPPSLLELSGRCIKNNSVRYSKEDLPPQLLSYLNSARRCVNPCCKGVYFDARVRNVRFVDFCGKYRLPLEQYLCSPHENYRPDDGSLSCGFTTSSDEEENVVPEDKMKKVLLG, encoded by the exons ATGGACGATCAAAGGCATCGAGAAAACACAGAGATCGAGCGCGTGGAACTCAATTTATCACACCGACATTTGGAAGCACTACCCGACAATGGCCACGTTTTCAGCTTCAACCCACTGAAAGTCACCAGTCTTATTTTACAAGGGAACATAATCTCTGTTCTTCCAGATTCCATATCGAACTTTAAGAACCTGGTTCATTTAGATGTGTCTTCAAATGGTCTAGCTTATATATCAGCGCGGATTTCAGAGCTGGATAAACTACTGACTTTCATCGGTAGAAATAATAATCTTGATGAGTTACCTAAAGAATTTGGAAGCCTAGCGAAGCTTGAGAAATTGAATCTTAGTGGTAATAGATTGGAGTCGTTCGGACCATCGATTTTTCGGCTGACTCAACTGAAAGTCCTTCTGTTGGGTGGAAATAAGATCAACAATGTACCGCCTCAAATCTACAAAATGAAAAG atTAGAAATTCTGTATCTTGGAGGTAATAGCCTTCTACGCATCCCACCTGAAGTAGGCCAACTTCGCACCCTCCGAGCCCTGTATTTATGTGATAACAAGCTTGAGAGCATCCCCTCAACCCTGACGAAGCTCTCACGGCTACGGTCACTAAGTCTGCACAACAACCGTCTGACAACCTTACCTGTTGAGATAGTCAAGCTTAAGAATCTAGAAGAGCTAAGCCTTAGGGACAACCCTCTAGTCGTCCGATTTGTCCGAGATATGGCTTTTAAGCCTCCCTCTCTGTTAGAACTGAGTGGTCGCTGCATCAAGAACAACAGTGTCCGATACTCAAAGGAGGATCTACCACCACAGTTGTTAAGCTACCTGAATAGTGCCAGAAGATGTGTAAACCCGTGTTGCAAGGGTGTGTATTTTGATGCACGTGTCCGTAATGTGAGGTTTGTTGATTTCTGTGGTAAGTACAGGCTGCCGCTTGAACAGTACTTGTGCTCACCCCATGAGAACTATCGACCAGATGATGGTAGCTTGTCATGCGGATTTACAACCAGTAGCGATGAAGAGGAGAATGTTGTTCCTGAAGATAAGATGAAGAAAGTCCTCTTGGGGTGA
- the LOC116610895 gene encoding transmembrane protein 256 homolog — MAAAGSSIFYRIAGVSGFVAVVAGAYGAHAPQFMKQEGKIHQKVMETGNLYHLIHTLGLLAVPFSNRPNLTGGLMCAGMVLFSGSCYLAAITQNRRNGLLAPIGGVTLMAAWLTLLL; from the exons ATGGCTGCCGCAGGGAGCTCTATATTTTATCGGATAGCAGGGGTGTCTGGCTTTGTAGCAGTTGTCGCAGGAGCCTATGGTGCCCATG cTCCTCAATTTATGAAACAGGAAGGAAAGATTCACCAGAAG GTGATGGAGACAGGAAACTTATACCATCTGATCCACACCCTTGGACTGCTTGCTGTACCATTCTCTAACAGACCTAATTTG ACTGGAGGACTTATGTGTGCTGGAATGGTTCTCTTCTCTGGCAG ctGCTACCTTGCTGCAATAACACAGAATAGACGCAATGGTCTCCTTGCTCCTATTGGTGGGGTCACACTCATGGCTGCTTGGTTAACATTGCTGCTGTAA